One region of Etheostoma cragini isolate CJK2018 chromosome 16, CSU_Ecrag_1.0, whole genome shotgun sequence genomic DNA includes:
- the cryba4 gene encoding beta-crystallin A4, producing the protein MTHHCTKFSGHWKIIVFDEECFQGRRHEFTSECCNVMEFGFETVRSLRVESGAWVGYEHASYQGQQFVLERGEYPQCDAFGGSNAYHIERMTSFRPIACANHRECRMTIYERENFLGRKGELSDDYPSLQAMGWCNNEVGSLRIQAGAFVCYQYPGYRGYQYIMECDRHCGDFKHFREFGSHCQTPQIQSIRRIQQ; encoded by the exons ATGACTCACCACTGCACCAAGTTCTCCGGCCACTGGAAG ATCATTGTCTTCGACGAGGAGTGCTTCCAGGGCCGCCGCCATGAGTTCACCTCCGAGTGCTGCAACGTGATGGAGTTCGGCTTCGAGACCGTGCGCTCCCTGAGGGTGGAGAGCGGAGC CTGGGTGGGCTATGAGCACGCGTCCTACCAGGGACAGCAGTTTGTCCTGGAGAGGGGAGAGTACCCCCAGTGTGACGCCTTCGGAGGCAGCAACGCCTACCACATCGAGAGGATGACCTCCTTCAGACCCATCGCCTGTGCC AACCACAGAGAGTGCCGCATGACCATCTACGAGCGTGAGAACTTCCTGGGCCGTAAGGGCGAGCTCAGCGACGACTACCCCTCCCTCCAGGCCATGGGCTGGTGCAACAACGAGGTCGGCTCTCTCAGGATCCAGGCTGGAGC ATTTGTGTGCTACCAGTACCCCGGCTACCGCGGATACCAGTACATCATGGAGTGTGATCGTCACTGTGGGGACTTCAAACACTTCAGGGAGTTTGGCTCCCACTGCCAGACCCCTCAGATCCAGTCCATCCGCCGTATTCAGCAGTAA